The following are encoded in a window of Cucurbita pepo subsp. pepo cultivar mu-cu-16 chromosome LG12, ASM280686v2, whole genome shotgun sequence genomic DNA:
- the LOC111806576 gene encoding beta-fructofuranosidase, insoluble isoenzyme 1-like, producing the protein MNFFTLLAILLGFSFYSLFIDNGPVVVQALHKIYPELQSLEKGNDTIEIKQLHRTGFHFQPHRHWMNDPNGPMYFKGIYHLFYQYNPEGAVWGNIVWAHSISRDLINWKSLKPALSPSKPFDINGCWSGSATVLPGFKPVILYTGIDSQNRQVQNYAIPANLFDPHLTEWVKPDNNPIVVPGTGVNSSAFRDPSTAWLSFKGHWKTIIGSKSEQTGIAYLYKSKDFLNWTKVEQPLHSVPNSGMWECPDFYPVSHFGRFGLDTSVTGNWVKHVLKVSLEMTRYEYYTVGKYYPMTDKYVPDNTSADGWSGLRYDYGNFYASKSFYDPMKKRRVLWGWANESDSVQDDVSKGWAGIQAIPRTVWLDPSGKQLLQWPVMELNRLRRKRVMMIHQKLDKGQNVEIKGITAAQADVEVIFSFSSLDKAEVFDSSWVDAQAVCSQLGSTAQGGVGPFGLLTLASENLEEFTPVFFRIFKGETNETNHVVLMCSDARSSSLKDGLYKPTFAGFVDIDLSSKKLPLRSLIDHSVIESFGGGGKTCITSRVYPTKAVFEAAHLHVFNNGTESITVEYLSAWSMRSAWVN; encoded by the exons ATGAATTTCTTCACTCTCCTAGCTATTCTTCTTGGATTCTCCTTTTATTCTCTGTTCATTGATAATGGCCCTGTCGTCGTTCAAGCTCTCCATAAAATCTATCCTGAATTACAGTCTCTCGAAAAGGGCAACGACACCATTGAGATCAAGCAGCTCCATCGAACTGGTTTTCACTTTCAACCTCATCGTCACTGGATGAACG ACCCGAATGGCCCAATGTATTTCAAGGGAATCTACCATCTATTCTACCAGTACAACCCTGAAGGCGCGGTTTGGGGGAACATTGTCTGGGCTCACTCAATTTCTAGAGACCTTATCAATTGGAAGTCACTCAAACCTGCGCTTTCCCCTTCAAAGCCCTTTGATATCAATGGCTGTTGGTCCGGCTCTGCCACCGTCCTCCCTGGCTTCAAGCCCGTCATTTTATATACTGGAATCGACTCCCAGAATCGACAGGTACAAAACTACGCCATTCCAGCGAACCTCTTTGATCCCCATCTAACCGAGTGGGTCAAACCGGATAACAACCCGATTGTTGTCCCGGGTACCGGAGTCAATAGTAGCGCCTTCCGGGACCCGTCGACGGCGTGGCTGAGCTTCAAGGGTCACTGGAAGACCATCATTGGTAGCAAGAGCGAGCAGACAGGAATAGCATATTTGTATAAAAGTAAGGATTTTTTGAATTGGACGAAGGTGGAACAGCCTTTGCATTCTGTTCCGAATTCGGGAATGTGGGAGTGCCCTGATTTCTACCCAGTTTCCCACTTCGGTAGATTTGGTTTGGACACGTCGGTGACGGGAAATTGGGTTAAACATGTGTTGAAGGTGAGCTTGGAGATGACTAGATATGAGTATTATACGGTGGGGAAGTATTATCCGATGACGGACAAGTATGTTCCCGATAATACCTCGGCGGATGGGTGGAGTGGGTTGAGATATGACTATGGCAATTTCTATGCTTCCAAGTCGTTCTATGATCcgatgaagaagagaagggtTTTGTGGGGTTGGGCTAATGAATCTGATAGTGTCCAGGATGATGTTTCCAAGGGATGGGCTGGAATTCAG GCGATTCCTAGGACGGTGTGGTTGGATCCCAGTGGGAAACAGCTCTTACAATGGCCAGTTATGGAGCTAAATAGGTTGAGACGGAAGAGAGTTATGATGATACATCAGAAGTTGGATAAGGGGCAAAACGTTGAGATCAAAGGAATTACTGCAGCTCAG GCCGATGTTGAAGTTATCTTTAGCTTTTCGAGTTTGGATAAAGCGGAGGTATTTGATTCAAGTTGGGTGGACGCACAAGCCGTGTGCAGTCAACTGGGATCAACGGCCCAAGGTGGTGTCGGCCCCTTTGGGCTTCTAACTCTGGCTTCAGAAAACCTTGAGGAGTTCACTCCTGTGTTCTTTAGGATCTTCAAGGGCGAGACCAACGAGACAAACCACGTGGTTCTTATGTGCTCTGATGCAAGAAG CTCTTCTTTGAAGGATGGATTATACAAGCCGACATTTGCAGGTTTCGTCGACATCGATTTGTCGAGTAAAAAGCTGCCATTAAGAAGCTTG ATTGATCACTCGGTGATAGAGAGCTtcggaggaggaggaaaaaCATGCATAACTTCGAGGGTATACCCAACAAAGGCAGTGTTTGAGGCTGCTCATTTGCATGTGTTCAACAATGGAACAGAGTCTATCACGGTGGAGTATCTAAGTGCTTGGAGTATGAGAAGTGCTTGGGTGAACTAA